The Bos taurus isolate L1 Dominette 01449 registration number 42190680 breed Hereford chromosome 18, ARS-UCD2.0, whole genome shotgun sequence nucleotide sequence AACTGCATACACTCTCACTCCTCAGTGGAGAAGGAATGTGAAGGATATTGCGCAAGTCACTTCAGAAGACCCTCTCACCATAAGAAAGTCTGAAATTTGACTATGGAGAAATTCTTGCAAAGGAATATAAAGCTTCTCAAAGCCTACAGAAACCATGAAACCTAAGCCTGTTGCATCTGAACTGCTAGAAAGAAAATGGTTCTGAGAGCACGGAGCCCTCTTAGGCCAGCTTAATCTTCCAAAAGCCTCTTCCAAAACTCTTCGGAAGTTGGGATAGGAAacacaacagaagcagaaaagcttGACAGGACACCAGGAAAAGAGCAGCCCCCAAGAAAAATTAAGACTCCCCGCAAAACGCCAGCGATACAAGACTCAACACAATCCCTCTTTGAGAGGGGACTGAAACCATGTGGCAGGGCCAACcttacatacacactcacacatacacactcacacatacacatacacacacacacactcacagctaCCGCCCTGCCAGGGGATGATGAAATGAGGAACGGAAATTAACATTTCAGGCAACGTCTCACATTGTTCCTTGAGGCCAAGGGCTGCTGCTGgtgcagccgccgccgccgcttccCTCCCACCCGCCCCCAGTCCCGCCTACCCTCCCCCCGAAACACCCCCGCGCCGCTGCCCCGCATTCCTGCCCCTCCGCGGGCCCACGCGCCTCCCGCGGCCCCAGCGCCCCCTCTCCCTCCAGGGCCCCGGCTCTCCCGCCCCCTCCGGCTTGGAGCCCGAAGCCGCCTGCTCCCATTTCAAAACAGCGATAATAATAGGGACGCTGGGAATAACAACTACAGCCCACACCGCAAATGCGCCCCTCCCGCGGGTCAGAGGTCGGCGCCCCGCTCTCCAGGTGCCCAGGGCCCTCCGCAGCTCTGGGCCGGCCTTTCAAGGTTGCCTGGTCCCCCAGGCCCGCCTGGAACGCCCAACGGCCCCCCATCTGCCCCTCGCGCTGCCCCGAGACCCCCAGGTCCCCAGGCCCAGCCGAAGCGCCCCGTCGGTCCCTCGGGCTTCGCAAGCTCACCCAGAGCCCACCCTCAGCCGCCTACGGCCCCCCCTCAGGCCTGCCCCGAACCCCTGTCTGCTCCTCAGAACCCCTGAAGACCCCCGTCGGCCCCTGCCCGCCCACAGTCCATCCTCTACCCCTCAAGGCTGCCCAGGACTCCTGTAGCCGCCCCCCACCAAGGCTCCAGGCCCGCCAAGAGCCCCTCGTCGGCCCTCTGGGCCCTCCAGGCCCACCCCGAGACCACCCTAGCCCTCGCCTGCCCCTCAGGTCAGCATGGAGCGCCTCGTCGGCCCCCGACCCCCAAGTCCGCCCGAAGACCACCGTCGACCCGCCGGCTGCCCCCCACAGGCCCACCTGAATCCCCGCACAAGTCCGCCCGGAGACCCAGAGCGCCGTCACCACTGCCCCGGACACCCTGGACCCCAGGCCCGCAGGAGCCCGCCGCTCTGCTCCGCCCGGCGCGCAAGGCCTGCAGGCCGCGAGGCCGCCCCACGCCCGTCCCGATCCCTGCGCGGCCGCGGCTCTCACCGGCTCCGGCTCCGACTCCGGCTCTGGCCCGCGGCTCAGCGGCGGCGCGCGGGCGAGGCCATGCAGCCCCGGCCCGTCACCGGCCCGCGGCCCGAGCGGGAAGGCGGCGCGGGCTCCGAGCGCCGGAGAGGCGGGCGCAGACGAGCCCGCCCTCGGGCGGCGCCGCGGCAGTCTGGCTCTCACTGAGGGGGCGTCGGGCCGCGCGCTCGGCGGCGCCTCCCCGCTTGGGGCCCTCGCTCCATCGCGCTCCGGCTCGGGCGGCCTCTGGCTCCGGGACccggcggcggctgcggcggcgCCGGCAGCATGAGACGTTCCCTCCCATTGGCCCGCCGTATCCGCCACCACCATTGGTCCGCCGAGTTCGGGCACAGGGCTGCTTACGTCACGGCGTCGGAGAGGAAGTGCGCATGGGACCAAGGGAGACGGCGAGATTGACAGTTTGTAGGACGGGCTGGGGCGGGACCAGAAGGACGTCCGGGGTTGGATTGGACAAGGTCGTGCGTCCAGGAGCAAGAGTCTCCGAGGTAGCGAGAAGCTGGATTGGCTACGTGTTTCGCAAAGGGGGCGGGTCTTTTGGCCTCGAACATGACGATTGGCCTTTCCAAGTGCCGGAAGCGGCGAAGGGAACGGTCGGGAGCGGATCTGGGCGGAAGGCGGTAGAAGGCGCGGTGTCGCGGGACGCACACTGGTAGGGAGGCGCGCCCGCGAGTTCAGGGCCGGGTAGGGGCAGTTGGTGCTCTGTCAGCTCACATCCAGACCATTCTGCTCTGGTTGCACCTGCCGCTCGCACAGGGACGCTTGACCACCGTCCACCGACCGAGTCGCCTCTCACATCTGCTTTTTTAAAGGGAACGGAGATCCTTCCAGCCGCGCGGCGGGGCCGAAGAGAAAAACACTGACTTCAACCAAATACGGAATTAAAATTAGGAAATATGAATAAGGAGGCAGTTTGCCTAGAAGTAATCTGAGAACAtactaaagcaaaaacaaagtgaagttccacagaagcagaagctatggATAAAAATATACAGTAGCGAAAAGAagtgcagagaaaaggaaagaatgaaaccTTTGAACATATTAATtcacaaatgtttactgagtgtcTTTTACCAGCCAGGCACTAAATCAGGCACTGGAAACGAACTGGAACAGCAACTCTATCTACCAGCATGTGGTTTCTCACCATGGAGGGAAGACACACCTTCGTTGAATACAAGTACCTAATTACAGGCTGTGATAAGTGCTTTGAAAGAAAAGTATAGGGAGTTATGAAGGAATACTGAGTGAAAATCAGGTCTAGTCTGAGCAGTGGCTTGACATTTAAGGTGCTGCCAGAAGGCTGAAGAGGAAGTAGGAGTAAGACGTGGTGGAGAATATCCAGTAAGGTGGCTTCTAGCCACATGTGACAAGCACTAGAAATGTGGCAAGTCCAGGTTGACATGTGCTGTGAATATAAAATATCGGGTTTCGAAGGTGTGGTGtgaagaaaagaatgtaaaatgtaaaaaagtaaatctttgtatttttttcatgtgtgtgtgcttagtcactccccctttgcaaccctatggactgtagcccaccaggctcctcaatccatgggattctgcaggcaagaatactgcgatGAGTTGCCATGCCATGCGCtgctccaaaggatcttcccaacctagggatagaacccacatctcctgcattccaggcagattctttgaacaaccagggaagtcctactacATGTGAAAATGATAGTGTTTGGGACAATTGCATTAAAATATAGtgttaaaattaatgaaatcttcttttttctttttaattgtagcCACTTAGGAATTTTAAATGACATCTCCTGGCTGCATTCCGCTTCTGTTGGACCGCCCTGGGCAAAGGGGCGGCCTAACCCATCTCCTTTAGATAGAGAGAGGCCTGGTGGCTCAAGGGACAGCACTCATTTATTCAAAGCACACTGAGGGcttttgagtgcctactatgtgcctggaACAAttctaaaagtgaaaaaatgaatgttagtccctcagttgtgtccaactctttgtgaccccatggactatatagcccaccaggatcctctgtccatgggattctccaggcaagaataatggagtgggttgccttgcccttctccaagagatcttcccgacacagggattaaacctgtgtttgCCTTCAttgcagataggttctttaccttatgagccacgagggaagaccAGCACAATTCTAAGGCCTGTATTAAATATGGGGTAGTGAGGGGCTCAGATTAGATCACCTTTGAGCTGAATCACAAAGGAAGCAAGGCATGTGGATTGGGGAAGAGCACCCCAGGACTCACAGGAAGGAGCCTCAGCAACCACAGAGCAAAGATGGAGCAAATGAGATGAGGCAAGTGGCTGGTAAGAGTCTCGATTCAGAGTTGAAATTTCACTCTGAATGAACACTAAACCACAGAGAGTCTCAGGAAGGTGAGAGGCCCCACTGTTGAAAGGGTCACTCTGGAGATGATGGAAGCATGGAGGAGGTGGCAGTGATGTTCAGACTGGTGAGACAGTGGCATCTGGAGTGTGTTTTGAAGATAGAGTAGGCATGATTTTGTGAGCTGTGAGAGAAAGAGGCAGGTCTGGGATGCAGTCAACATTGGCTGGAAAGAAGGGGAGGAATAGGTCTGGGTCACAAAACTGGGAATTTAATTTTATACAGTTAAGTCTGAGATGCTTGGGCCTCCTCATGGAATACTAGGGGGACAGCAGCAGACCCCTGGAGGCCTCCAGGCACAGGGCTGGATCTCAGCCTGCAAGTAGCACCTGCAGTGAAGGGTCAGAGGCAGCAACTGCCAAAACAGTGCGAACTTGACAGAGGGCTAGCAGGAAAGCTGTCGCAATAGTTCCAGAGAAAAGACATGGGAGGAGTGATGGGGACCTAGAGAAGGTGGACAGTGGCAGGGTGGTGGGACAGGGGTCAGGAGCCAACCGC carries:
- the LOC112442271 gene encoding protein PRRC2A, which gives rise to MENMKQLHSSQGLAATGGNLDVLPQRAAPRRGDRHALVGLLPASRPLHRGLLESAAHTYPLLVKSANHQQLLPTFVITILDAAFSRPQIQAPGARCQAFLPTMHWRSSSLSDTTHSMCGLRLPIPISRALIPRTHTQTALYFPGFGCYRLLHGLQAVLTLPPVLPAFVQRLLTLLLPLLCAPERLLQHTSQSSQCPGPHRQLRPHILLPLPASTMQSCTQTASKDAEPSAVSRSRLPSPRNTPAPLPRIPAPPRAHAPPAAPAPPLPPGPRLSRPLRLGARSRLLPFQNSDNNRDAGNNNYSPHRKCAPPAGQRPAWNAQRPPICPSRCPETPRSPGPAEAPRRPPSAPARPQSILYPSRLPRTPVAAPHQGSRPAKSPSSALWALQAHPETTLALACPSGQHGAPRRPPTPKSARRPPSTRRLPPTGPPESPHKSARRPRAPSPLPRTPWTPGPQEPAALLRPARKACRPRGRPTPVPIPARPRLSPAPAPTPALARGSAAARGRGHAAPARHRPAARAGRRRGLRAPERRAQTSPPSGGAAAVWLSLRGRRAARSAAPPRLGPSLHRAPARAASGSGTRRRLRRRRQHETFPPIGPPYPPPPLVRRVRAQGCLRHGVGEEVRMGPRETARLTVCRTGWGGTRRTSGVGLDKVVRPGARVSEVARSWIGYVFRKGGGSFGLEHDDWPFQVPEAAKGTVGSGSGRKAVEGAVSRDAHWERRSFQPRGGAEEKNTDFNQIRN